The following is a genomic window from uncultured Hyphomonas sp..
CGTTCCCGGTACGGGCAGCGGCTTCGAGCGGCACGATCAGGGCGGCGATCCGTTCCTGCGGGTCGCGGCCGCCATCCGGGCTGTCCGGTACAAGCGCCAGCGCCGCATCCACGCACATCGCGCCGATGGACGGCCACCAGCGATAGATCGTCTGTTTCGAAGCACTTGCCCGTTTGGCGACCGAATCGACGCTGAACGTGCGCCATCCGCTTTCGGCAAGCTCGGCGCGGGTCGCTTCGAGGATGGCGGAACGGGACTCCTCGCTGCGCGAAGGGCCTTTGCGGGAAGTCTTCTTCACGCTGGCGTCTGTCGACATTCGAATGATCTCCCTTTCGGAACTTTTCCGGCGCCTGGACGTTGCTGGGCGGCAGAACTGTGGGGGCCTCTTTCGTGAAACTAGGTCAAACCGGTAAACAATGTCCGATTCTCATTGGCGACTTCTTCAGTATGCAATAGAGACGCGCCGGCAGGAACAGGCCGGAAGACAGGATTGGGATCATGAAATCGATTGAAGAGCTGATTGAAGGCTACCGGCGCTTCCGTGGCGGCGTTTATTCCGAGCAGGCCGCGCTTTACCGCGAACTTGGCGAGGGCCAGAGCCCTGCCATCATGCTGATCGCTTGTGCCGACAGCCGCGCAGAGCCTTCGGACATTTTCTCGGCAGCGCCGGGGCAGCTGTTTGTCGTGCGCAATGTGGCGAATCTCGTGCCGCCTTACATGCCGGATGGAAAGCTTCACGGGGTCAGCTCGGCGCTCGAATATGCGGTGAATGTGCTGAAGGTACAGCATATCGTGGTGATGGGACATGGCGGCTGCGGCGGCGTGGCTGCCTCGCTTGCCGGCGGCGACAATCCGCTGATCGGCGAATTCGTGACGCCGTGGGTCTCCCTGCTCGATGAAGCCCGGGACCGGGTGCTGGAATCGGGTTCGATCAATCCGCAATTCTCGCTGGAACTGGAAGGGATCGAAACCTCCCTGAAGAATCTGATGAGCTTTCCCTTCGTGGAAAAAGCCGTCAGTGCGGGCGATCTGGAGCTGCATGGGGCATGGTTTGCCATCAAGCATGGCGAGCTGCACTGGCGGAACGCGAAGACCGGCCGGTTCGAAGTGGTCGACCGCTGACGGCTAAGTGTGCGGCGCGAAGGTCGAAATCGACGCAAACAGGGCTGAAGCGAGCATGGCGACCGCCGCCCCGCGATTGAACCAGCGGGTGAAACCCGGCGATTCGAAATGGTGGTTCATGCCGTCGGCCAGCCAGGCATAGAGCGTCAGGCCCGTCATTTCGCACACGGTGATCGTGGCCATCATGATCAGGGTCTGCGGCACGACCGGGTGCGTCATGTCGAAATAGGACGGCAGCAACAGGCCGAAGAACACAAGCGCATTCGGGTTCAGCACCTGAAGACCGACGCCGCGGGCGAACAGCTTGCCGCGCGGCGGGGCATCCTTGGCGCTGGCATGGGGGCTGGACGGGTCTGCCATGGCAAGCGACCAGGCCAGCCAGGCGATAAAGCAGATCCCGGCCACTTTCAGCCCGTTCAGGAGAACCGGGAATTGGGCGGCGAATGCGGCGATGCCGCCAGCGGCCAGCGAAATCCAGATCAGGTTTGCGGCAGCAACGCCAAGCGCCGGGATGAGCGCCGTCGGCGCGCGATAGCGCAGCGAGGTGCTCATCACCAGCATGACAGCCGGGCCGGGGGTGAGGCCGCCCGCAATGAACAGGGCGACCAGGGCAATCCAGACCGAAAGGTCCATTCAGGCCCCCGTGAAGTTCTAAAGGATCAGCTCTCGCCGCCGCGCTCGACGGCTGCCGTGATCAGTTCGCGGGCCTTCTCGATGCCGTACCAGCCCTCGATGCGGGTCCATTTGCCCTGTTCGAGGTCTTTGTAGTGCGTGAAGAAGTGAGCGATCTTGTCACAAAGCGTCTGCGGCAGGTCGTGATAGGTCGCGATCTTGTCGTAGTAGGCCGTCAGCTTCGGATGCGGCACGGCGAGGATTTTCTCATCCTGACCCTTGTCGTCGGTCATCATGAGGACGCCAACCGGGCGGGCGCGCACGACGGAGCCCGGCACCAGAGGGCGGTTGCCGACGACCATGACGTCGATCGGGTCGCCGTCGAGGCTCATCGTGTGGGGCACGAAACCGTAATTACAGGGATAGCGCATCTCGGTGTAGAGATAGCGGTCGACGAACATGGCGCCGGAATCCTTGTCGATCTCGTATTTGATCGGGTCGCCGCCGAGGGGCACTTCGATCAGAACGTTGAGGTCATCCGGCGGGTTCTGGCCCGCGCTGATCTTTGAAAGGTCCATTGTCTGCGCTCGCTTAGGGAGGAAGTGAGAGTTCGCGTGGCGATGGCCTTTTGAGGGCTGAACGTCAAGGGCGGCGTTGCCGCAGACGACTAATGTCTTAGGCCTCTGCCTTTACTTCTTCCGCTTCGAAGATCCGCATGGGCGTTCCTCCGGCGGAGAGTTTTCGGGCGGCTTTGACGAAATCCCGGCTCTCTTTGAGGGCAAAATGGGCCTTCAGCGCGTCCATGTCGCGCCAGTACTCGACGAAGACCAGAAGGGCCGGATCATCGCAATCGGTATGAACATTGTGCGCGATGCAGCCATCTTCGGCGCGCGAGCGGGCGCAATGCGCGCGGCAGAGGGCGACAAGTTCTGCCTCGGTTTCAGGCTGGGTGCGAACGCTGCCGGTGACGATGATCATGGGGTACCTCCTCAGTCGCGGATCAGGGCGTAGTTGAAGCTGATCGACACGCGGGGCTCTTCGGCCCGGTTCGGCATTACTTCATGGCGCAGCCAGGATTCCCAGAACAGGGCGTGGCCTTCCTTTGGCTCCAGATAGACGAAGCGGCGGGCAGTTTCCGGAGCGTCGTCCTGCGGCTGGGGGGCGCCCATCATGAATGTGAGGCGCGGGTCTTCCATCTTCAGCGTGCCTGCACCGTCGGGCACGGTGACGTAATAGGTGCCCGAAATCACACTGCCGGGGTGGATGTGGCCGGAATGGCTGCCGCCTTCACCCAGGATGTTCACCCACAGGGCGTCCAGCTCCAGATGGAAACCGGCCATGTCCCAGTGCAGGTCCTTTGCGAAGTCTGCGGCCTGCTGGTCGAGCAGTTCTTTCAGCGCGGCAAATTCCGGGAGCCGCTCCGGCAGGTCGTCCAGCGACGCATAAGAAGTGTAGCCGTCATAGCCTTGCTCGTCGCACCAGTCGTTTCCGGCGGTGTCTTCGTCTTCCAGCAGCCAGCAGACGGCTTCCAGTTCTGCGCGCATGGCATCGGTGCCGAGCGCAGCTTCCTTCACGAGGGTAGGGAACAGGGTCTTGAGGGACATGGCGGGACCAAAAAGAAAGGCCCCGCCGGACAGGCCGGCGGGGCAGGGGGTTTTACAGAGGGCGGACTATTCCGCGGGTTTGATGAATTTCAGCGTCATCCGGTCGCTTTCACCGATGGCCTTGTAGGCCTCCGGATCCCAGCCTTCCGGCGCCTCTTCGCCTTCCTTCGGCTGGTTGCTGACGGGCGGCAGCGTCCAGACGCCGTACGGATGGTCCGCGGTGTCGGCCGGGTTGGCGTTGACCTCGGAAGATCCGTCGAACTGGAAACCGGCATTTGCCGCCAGCGTGCGCACATAGTCTTCATGGACATAGCCGCTTGGCGCTTTCGGGTCCTGCACGGCGGAAGACGGCAGGCGGTGCTCGACGACGCCCAGCACGCCGCCGGGCTTCAGCGCGGCATAGGCGTCGTTGAAGAATTTCTGCTCGTAGCCGCCGCTCATCCAGTTGTGGATGTTGCGGAAGGTCAGCACGACATCGGCTGTGCCGGGCTCGGTCAGCGGGCCGCTGTTTGCGGAGAAACCGGAATAGGCGATCGCGCCGAATTTCGGATCGGTATAGTTCGACTTGAAGCTTTCATTGTTGGTCTCGATCCGGGCAGCGCGCTCGGCGTCCTCGATGCCGGACGGATCGAACAGGACGGCAACCAGGTTGCCGCCGCCCGAAGCAAGGTAAGGCGCGAGGATGTTGGTGTACCAACCGCCGCCCGGCCAGATTTCGACGACCGTGTCATCCGCTTCGACGCCCAGGAATTCCAGGGTCTCTTTCGGGTGGCGCCACACGTCGCGGGCCTTTTCCTCGGGCGAACGCACATCGCTGGCGAGGGCGGCCTCGAGCGCGCTTTCCGGGGCAGGTGCCTCGGCAGCGGCTTCGGCGGCCGGCTCGGCTGCGGGTTCGGTGACAGCCTCCGGACTGTCGGCCGGGGCAGGCGAACAGCCGGCGAGCAGCGCCAGCGCAAGGAGGGAAGCAGATACGGCGGTTTTCATCAGTGTTTCTCCGTCGATGGGACCTCTTGAACCGCTCTTTTAGGCCCCCACATGTATCGTGTCACGGTGCTGCGAAGCGGGCCGTGGCCGGGTTTCGTGCCGGTGCCATCTTTCGGGCCGGGTTTTTGCGAAGTCCGAACCCAGGATGGAACCCCCCGATCAGGGTGTTCCCAGTTGCTTTGAGACAGAGGACTGAACACATGTCGAATATTGATCTGACCCCCCTTTACCGCACGATGGTTGGCTTTGACCGCATGGCCAACATGATCGACCAGGCTGCCCGCCTCGACGGCTCGCAGGGCTATCCGCCTTATAATATCGAGCGTGTCGACGAAAACGCGTTCGCCATAGAGATCGCTGTTGCCGGTTTCACGCAGGACGACCTCGAGATCGAGACGAAGGAAGGCCTGCTCACGGTCGCCGGCAAGAAGGGCGATACCGAAGATGCCAGCGGCAAGAACTATCTGCACCGCGGCATTGCCCAGCGCAGCTTCATCCGCCGCTTCCAGCTGGCTGATCACATTCTCGTGACTGGCGCAAAACTGGACCATGGCGTGCTGAAAATCGAGCTCGTCCGTGAACTTCCGGAAGAGAAAAAGCCCCGCAAGATCGAGATCGGCTCCAGCGAAGCGCCGGAACCGAAACTGATCGGCAAGAAAAGCGCCGACGCGGCCTGATCAGGGCTGCGGTCCGAACCAGACAAATGCGGCGCGCTCCTGTCCGGGGCGCGCCGTTTTCATTTACGGAAGATCAGGCGTTGGCGTCTGCCGTTTTCTGGGACTGCGCGAAAGCCTGCAGGCAATGCGTTTCGCCAAGGAAGGTTTCCAGCGAACCGGAGTCCTTCAGCGTACGGCTGACAAAGCGGGTCACGGCGTTGAACGCTTCGGCGGCGTGCTTCTGCGCCGATTGCTCGAACGCACCCGATTCCAGCGTCGCGGAGAAATGGCCGGCGTCGGTCCGCACGGCAGCGGCGTTCGCCCTGGCC
Proteins encoded in this region:
- a CDS encoding carbonic anhydrase, producing the protein MKSIEELIEGYRRFRGGVYSEQAALYRELGEGQSPAIMLIACADSRAEPSDIFSAAPGQLFVVRNVANLVPPYMPDGKLHGVSSALEYAVNVLKVQHIVVMGHGGCGGVAASLAGGDNPLIGEFVTPWVSLLDEARDRVLESGSINPQFSLELEGIETSLKNLMSFPFVEKAVSAGDLELHGAWFAIKHGELHWRNAKTGRFEVVDR
- a CDS encoding TIGR02466 family protein; this translates as MSLKTLFPTLVKEAALGTDAMRAELEAVCWLLEDEDTAGNDWCDEQGYDGYTSYASLDDLPERLPEFAALKELLDQQAADFAKDLHWDMAGFHLELDALWVNILGEGGSHSGHIHPGSVISGTYYVTVPDGAGTLKMEDPRLTFMMGAPQPQDDAPETARRFVYLEPKEGHALFWESWLRHEVMPNRAEEPRVSISFNYALIRD
- a CDS encoding Hsp20 family protein encodes the protein MSNIDLTPLYRTMVGFDRMANMIDQAARLDGSQGYPPYNIERVDENAFAIEIAVAGFTQDDLEIETKEGLLTVAGKKGDTEDASGKNYLHRGIAQRSFIRRFQLADHILVTGAKLDHGVLKIELVRELPEEKKPRKIEIGSSEAPEPKLIGKKSADAA
- a CDS encoding LysE family translocator; this translates as MDLSVWIALVALFIAGGLTPGPAVMLVMSTSLRYRAPTALIPALGVAAANLIWISLAAGGIAAFAAQFPVLLNGLKVAGICFIAWLAWSLAMADPSSPHASAKDAPPRGKLFARGVGLQVLNPNALVFFGLLLPSYFDMTHPVVPQTLIMMATITVCEMTGLTLYAWLADGMNHHFESPGFTRWFNRGAAVAMLASALFASISTFAPHT
- a CDS encoding TetR/AcrR family transcriptional regulator; the protein is MSTDASVKKTSRKGPSRSEESRSAILEATRAELAESGWRTFSVDSVAKRASASKQTIYRWWPSIGAMCVDAALALVPDSPDGGRDPQERIAALIVPLEAAARTGNGHAVLRGALMAAADDQHAGEAWRAWMGRDIRQPMRMVLAELAAKRVIRRDFDLDEVIEQLLGPLWHRICVLRAPVKEGYSVQQARYALRVYSTI
- a CDS encoding putative quinol monooxygenase, producing the protein MIIVTGSVRTQPETEAELVALCRAHCARSRAEDGCIAHNVHTDCDDPALLVFVEYWRDMDALKAHFALKESRDFVKAARKLSAGGTPMRIFEAEEVKAEA
- the ppa gene encoding inorganic diphosphatase; the encoded protein is MDLSKISAGQNPPDDLNVLIEVPLGGDPIKYEIDKDSGAMFVDRYLYTEMRYPCNYGFVPHTMSLDGDPIDVMVVGNRPLVPGSVVRARPVGVLMMTDDKGQDEKILAVPHPKLTAYYDKIATYHDLPQTLCDKIAHFFTHYKDLEQGKWTRIEGWYGIEKARELITAAVERGGES